From one Triticum urartu cultivar G1812 chromosome 3, Tu2.1, whole genome shotgun sequence genomic stretch:
- the LOC125545003 gene encoding casein kinase 1-like protein HD16, translating to MPELRSGVRQSRLKSRKVEDLDVQDPAENLPVAAPTVAGRRGRGRGGRGGGRGRGRAGGRGRGVPVIDLDPDQPFEVLPGAGVGGGAVGGPQRIEEFADKAVKMDGVSPDKIGGGEDDASPVPEKVQVGHSPQYKVERKLGKGGFGQVYVGRRVSGGTERTGPDAYEVALKFEHRNSKGCNYGPPYEWQVYSSLNGCYGIPWVHYKGRQGDYYVLVMDILGPSLWDVWNSLGQTMTPSMVACIAVEAISILEKLHAKGFVHGDVKPENFLLGQPGSPDEKKLFLIDLGLASRWKETSSGQHVDYDQRPDIFRGTIRYASVHAHLGRTGSRRDDLESLAYTLIFLLRGRLPWQGYQGENKSFLVCKKKMSISPDLMCCYCAPPFKLFLETVTNMKFDEEPNYPKLISLFDELIEPQHLRPIRIDGALKAGQKRGRGSHEEDEQPRKKVRLGSPANQWISVYNAKRPMKQRYHYNVAEARLHQHIEKGNEDGLFISSVASSANLWALIMDAGTGFTSQVYELSPIFLHKDWIMEQWENNYYISAIAGATNGSSLVVMSKGTPYTQQSYKVSESFPFKWINKKWKEGFHVTSMTTAGTRWGVVMSRNSGYSEQVVELDFLYPSEGIHRRWENGYRITSTAATGDQAAFILSIPKRKLTDETQETLRTSTFPSNHVKEKWAKNLYIASICYGRTVS from the exons ATGCCAGAGTTGCGTAGTGGAGTCCGACAATCCCGGTTGAAGTCGAGGAAGGTTGAGGATCTCGACGTACAGGACCCAGCAGAGAACTTGCCAGTGGCAGCGCCTACGGTGGCAGGAAGGCGTGGCAGAGGAAGGGGTGGGAGAGGTGGAGGGCGAGGAAGGGGAAGGGCAGGAGGAAGAGGGAGAGGTGTTCCTGTGATTGACTTGGATCCAGACCAGCCTTTTGAGGTTCTTCCTGGAGCTGGTGTTGGTGGAGGTGCTGTGGGTGGTCCACAGCGCATTGAGGAATTTGCTGATAAGGCTGTCAAGATGGATGGCGTGAGTCCTGACAAGATTGGTGGTGGTGAAGATGATGCATCTCCAGTCCCAGAGAAG GTTCAAGTAGGCCATTCTCCACAATACAAGGTAGAGAGGAAATTGGGCAAGGGTGGTTTTGGGCAGGTTTATGTTGGCAGAAGAGTGTCTGGTGGAACAGAGCGCACTGGACCAGATGCTTATGAG GTTGCTTTGAAATTTGAGCACCGCAACAGTAAGGGGTGCAATTATGGCCCTCCATATGAGTGGCAGGTTTATAG CTCTCTGAACGGATGTTATGGTATACCGTGGGTTCACTACAAAGGCCGTCAAGGGGACTATTATGTGCTG GTAATGGATATACTAGGCCCTAGCCTTTGGGATGTTTGGAATTCTCTAGGGCAAAC GATGACTCCAAGTATGGTTGCTTGCATCGCTGTAGAGGCTATATCTATCCTGGAAAAACTTCATGCAAAGGG GTTTGTTCATGGAGACGTTAAGCCAGAGAATTTTCTACTCGGACAACCTGGATCACCTGATGAGAAGAAGCTTTTTTTGATTGACCTTGGGTTAG CATCGAGATGGAAGGAAACATCATCTGGACAACATGTTGACTACGATCAGAGGCCTGATATTTTTAG GGGCACAATAAGATATGCTAGTGTGCATGCTCATTTGGGCCGTACTGGTAGCAGAAGGGATGATCTGGAATCACTAGCATATACATTGATATTTCTACTCAGAGGAAGATTACCTTGGCAAGGCTATCag GGGGAGAACAAGAGCTTTCTTGTTTGCAAGAAGAAAATGTCTATCTCTCCAGATCTGATGTGCTGTTACTGCGCACCTCCTTTTAAACTTTTTCTGGAAACCGTGACAAACATGAAATTTGATGAAGAACCAAACTACCCAAAGCTGATTTCCCTCTTTGATGAATTGATTGAGCCCCAGCATTTGAGGCCTATTAGAATTGATGGTGCTCTAAAG GCTGGACAAAAACGAGGAAGAGGAAGTCATGAAGAAGATGAACAACCGAGGAAGAAAGTTCGACTGGGAAGCCCAGCAAATCAGTGGATTTCAGTATATAATGCTAAGAGGCCCATGAAACAGAG ATACCATTACAATGTAGCAGAAGCCCGACTTCATCAACACATAGAGAAAGGGAATGAAGATGGATTGTTTATTAGTTCGGTAGCATCTTCAGCAAATCTGTGGGCCCTTATTATGGACGCTGGAACTGGGTTCACATCCCAAGTTTACGAACTTTCGCCAATATTCCTTCATAAG GACTGGATTATGGAGCAGTGGGAAAATAACTACTACATCAGTGCCATAGCAGGAGCAACAAACGGAAGTTCCTTGGTGGTCATGTCAAAAG GAACCCCTTACACTCAACAGTCTTACAAAGTCAGTGAATCGTTCCCCTTCAAGTGGATCAACAAGAAATGGAAAGAAGGATTTCATGTTACATCAATGACTACAGCAGGGACCCGCTGGGGTGTAGTTATGTCAAGGAATTCTGGATATTCTGAACAG GTGGTAGAATTGGATTTTCTTTATCCTAGTGAAGGTATTCACCGGCGATGGGAGAATGGATATAGAATAACTTCTACAGCAGCCACTGGTGATCAAGCTGCTTTTATATTGAGCATTCCCAAAAGAAAATTGACAGACGAGACACAAGAAACTCTTAGAACATCCACTTTCCCAAGCAACCATGTGAAG GAGAAATGGGCCAAGAATCTTTACATTGCCTCTATATGCTATGGACGGACAGTGTCGTGA